The Clostridiaceae bacterium HFYG-1003 genome includes a window with the following:
- a CDS encoding PqqD family protein, producing MVYKIVDPIRVTQNEEGIVTLSTPQDHMIQRWARAVGFKIPREKHLELDEYGSFIISRLDGAATLEQIALSLKERYGEAAEPLQERLAAYLSHLEKNLGMIEPVTDSTHASNNRKG from the coding sequence GTGGTTTACAAAATTGTAGACCCCATCCGGGTCACCCAAAATGAGGAAGGCATTGTCACCCTGAGCACGCCTCAGGATCATATGATTCAGCGCTGGGCGCGTGCCGTGGGGTTTAAAATACCCAGGGAGAAGCATCTGGAGCTGGACGAGTACGGAAGTTTCATCATCAGCCGGCTCGATGGAGCCGCAACCTTGGAGCAGATCGCCCTGTCTCTGAAAGAGCGCTACGGCGAAGCGGCTGAGCCGCTGCAGGAACGTCTTGCTGCCTATCTGTCACATCTTGAGAAAAATCTGGGCATGATCGAACCCGTAACGGACTCGACTCATGCATCAAACAATCGAAAGGGGTAA
- a CDS encoding OPT/YSL family transporter: MDNKLSKEAYGGINGKDYVPYITSGDKKGGNLIVMIAGIILAVLFAASTAYSGMKSGLTVAAGIPGSILGSAIIAAFAKQKGILGKNLLQGMSAGGESVASGLIFVLPAVLLIGGKISFIEGIAVGAAGVLFGIGVSTLVHDYLLVEEHGKLMYPESMAISETLVASEGMGESLKYMGIGFGIGGLITLVTSSFLNKVNNVISYVNETFYKWRMEVEVSPMLLGIGYIVGMEVSLMMFAGSILANFAVLPLIGYFSSFAADGVTVWNNPGVAINAMKVGNIAGSYLRYIGAGMMLSGGLIGAIKLIPTIITSIKKTLGAKTSAAGSEEGAGVGRIILLAGFIISFIAGFLISGGNVMMALLASVLSVVLAMLFAIVSGRLTGTVGTSNLPVSGMTIASLVLVTLLFLGFGWTSPENNKSLLLFGSFIVTAIAMAGGYTQSQKVSMVLGGSRNEMSKYLAIASIVGVVTVVGTIMLLADQLVLTGDQMQFALPQANLMATLTEGIISGRLPWGMIITGIVMGIFFYLLKLPVMTVAIGFYLPIATTSIILIGALIRQFIEMTAKTTADKEAKISNGISLSAGLVAGSSIIGLIGIILQVTGVLKLPDITGFAASNNMAWILLAVLIGLTVVTLMNAGARKSGK, from the coding sequence ATGGACAACAAATTATCAAAAGAAGCCTATGGCGGTATTAACGGAAAAGACTATGTTCCGTATATCACATCAGGCGATAAAAAAGGTGGCAATCTCATTGTCATGATTGCCGGAATCATCCTTGCCGTTCTGTTTGCCGCATCCACCGCTTACTCCGGAATGAAGTCGGGTCTGACCGTCGCAGCCGGAATCCCGGGATCCATCCTTGGATCTGCCATCATCGCTGCTTTTGCCAAGCAGAAGGGAATTCTTGGTAAGAACCTTCTTCAGGGTATGTCTGCCGGTGGTGAATCAGTCGCTTCCGGATTGATCTTCGTTCTGCCGGCCGTTCTTCTGATCGGCGGAAAGATCAGCTTCATTGAAGGCATTGCCGTTGGCGCTGCCGGTGTCCTGTTCGGAATCGGGGTATCCACTCTGGTTCATGACTACCTGCTCGTGGAAGAACACGGCAAGCTGATGTATCCGGAATCCATGGCGATTTCCGAGACGCTGGTCGCTTCCGAAGGAATGGGCGAATCCCTCAAGTATATGGGAATCGGTTTTGGAATCGGCGGTCTGATTACTCTGGTAACCAGCTCCTTCCTCAACAAGGTAAATAATGTCATTTCCTACGTCAATGAGACATTCTACAAATGGCGGATGGAAGTTGAAGTCAGCCCGATGCTCCTGGGTATCGGATACATCGTTGGAATGGAAGTATCCCTGATGATGTTCGCCGGATCCATCCTGGCTAACTTCGCTGTACTGCCGCTGATCGGTTACTTCTCCTCCTTTGCCGCTGACGGAGTCACCGTCTGGAACAACCCGGGCGTTGCCATCAATGCCATGAAGGTTGGAAACATCGCAGGCAGCTACCTCCGTTACATCGGTGCCGGTATGATGCTGTCCGGTGGTCTGATCGGCGCGATCAAGCTCATCCCCACCATCATTACCTCCATCAAGAAGACACTGGGAGCCAAGACTTCTGCCGCAGGCAGCGAAGAAGGCGCCGGTGTCGGCCGGATCATCCTGCTGGCTGGTTTCATCATTTCCTTCATTGCCGGATTCCTGATTTCAGGCGGCAACGTCATGATGGCTCTGCTCGCTTCTGTGCTCTCGGTTGTCCTGGCTATGCTGTTCGCCATCGTTTCCGGACGTCTGACCGGAACCGTTGGAACTTCCAACCTGCCGGTATCCGGAATGACCATCGCCTCCCTGGTTCTGGTCACCCTCCTGTTCCTCGGTTTTGGCTGGACTTCACCTGAAAACAACAAATCCCTGCTCCTGTTCGGTTCCTTCATCGTTACCGCCATCGCCATGGCCGGAGGCTACACCCAGTCTCAGAAAGTCAGCATGGTTCTCGGTGGAAGCCGCAACGAAATGTCCAAGTACCTCGCGATTGCTTCCATTGTCGGTGTTGTAACCGTAGTTGGAACCATCATGCTGCTGGCTGATCAGCTGGTTCTTACCGGAGATCAGATGCAGTTTGCGCTGCCACAGGCCAACCTGATGGCAACCCTGACCGAAGGCATCATCTCCGGACGTCTGCCCTGGGGCATGATCATCACCGGTATCGTCATGGGAATTTTCTTCTACCTGCTGAAACTTCCGGTTATGACCGTCGCCATCGGATTCTACCTCCCCATCGCCACCACCTCCATCATCCTGATTGGAGCACTGATCCGTCAGTTCATCGAAATGACAGCAAAGACGACTGCTGACAAGGAAGCTAAGATTTCCAACGGAATCAGCTTGTCTGCCGGTCTGGTCGCAGGAAGCTCCATTATCGGTCTGATCGGTATCATCCTTCAGGTTACCGGAGTGCTGAAACTCCCCGATATCACCGGTTTCGCCGCTTCCAACAACATGGCCTGGATCCTTCTGGCGGTGCTGATTGGTCTGACGGTGGTGACTCTGATGAATGCCGGAGCCCGCAAGTCTGGTAAGTAA
- the selB gene encoding selenocysteine-specific translation elongation factor, which produces MANIIIGTAGHIDHGKSTLIKALTGIATDTTEEEIQRGMSINLGFAYFDLPSGRRVGIIDVPGHERFIKNMLAGAQGINMILLVIDANEGVMPQTREHVNILNLLGIEDYIVVLSKADLVEDEMLDLMEDDIREQFEGTPIETASIVRVDSLSGRGLPELVNNIDRLADRIRPMNLTAEPRLNIDRIFSVKGFGTVVTGTLLEGTIRTDQDLMVYPAGIPVKIRNIQVHEKNVDLAQAGQRTALNLSGVKVTDLQRGDILTTEGNLSKSYIVDARIRVLPDYKRPLKLWDRVRVYIGTDEIMARAVPLGTEEIPAGGEGFIQLRLEEEIAAKPGDRIILRAYSPMVTLGGGQILDPATVKHGRFDETILRGLELRGTNDVDAVIQDFLMNSDQPLVSEKEILDNIQADKSDLQDKLSAMKTTGSVLQLGGLYIGSDRLEEMRKEFLRILNDYHQKSPLKAGMPREELKSRIKFVAKGKPYDLILERLVEEGTIRVFGSLAKAPNFEVVYTKEQKKLRDELETALLDGAYTPPSLKELCPDKKCLAVIDSMEDCLVRLDQDIVIHRRHYEAALALLQEHAKAHGSIALADFRDLLGTSRKYAVALLDYFDKIGLTQRQGEVRILTGKEV; this is translated from the coding sequence ATGGCAAATATCATCATTGGCACCGCCGGACACATTGATCACGGCAAATCTACCCTGATCAAGGCGCTGACCGGCATCGCCACGGATACCACCGAAGAGGAAATCCAGCGCGGCATGTCCATCAACCTCGGCTTTGCCTATTTCGACCTGCCTTCCGGCCGGCGGGTAGGCATCATTGATGTTCCGGGACATGAGCGCTTTATCAAGAACATGCTGGCGGGAGCCCAGGGCATCAACATGATCCTCCTGGTCATCGACGCCAATGAGGGCGTCATGCCGCAGACCCGCGAACATGTCAATATCCTGAACCTGCTGGGAATTGAAGACTACATCGTCGTCCTGTCCAAAGCCGATCTGGTGGAGGATGAAATGCTCGACCTGATGGAGGATGATATCCGGGAGCAGTTTGAGGGAACCCCCATCGAAACCGCCTCCATCGTCCGGGTGGATTCACTGTCAGGCCGGGGACTGCCGGAACTGGTCAACAACATTGACCGGCTGGCGGACCGGATCCGGCCCATGAATCTGACGGCGGAACCGCGGCTCAACATCGACCGCATTTTCTCCGTCAAGGGGTTTGGCACAGTGGTGACCGGTACCCTGCTGGAGGGAACTATTCGAACCGATCAGGATCTGATGGTGTACCCGGCCGGAATCCCGGTGAAAATCCGCAACATTCAGGTTCACGAAAAGAATGTGGATCTGGCCCAGGCCGGTCAGCGCACGGCGCTGAACCTGTCCGGGGTGAAAGTGACGGATCTGCAGCGCGGCGACATCCTGACCACCGAAGGCAATTTATCCAAATCCTATATCGTGGATGCCAGAATCCGGGTGCTGCCCGATTACAAGCGGCCGCTCAAGCTCTGGGACCGGGTTCGGGTCTATATCGGAACCGATGAAATCATGGCCCGGGCCGTTCCCCTGGGAACCGAGGAAATTCCGGCCGGCGGGGAGGGCTTCATCCAGCTGCGTCTGGAAGAAGAAATCGCCGCCAAGCCAGGAGACCGGATCATTCTGCGGGCCTATTCCCCCATGGTGACCCTGGGTGGCGGCCAGATCCTGGATCCGGCCACCGTCAAGCATGGCCGGTTTGACGAAACCATTCTGCGCGGACTGGAGCTGCGCGGCACCAATGATGTGGATGCCGTGATCCAGGATTTTCTGATGAACTCGGACCAGCCCCTGGTTTCTGAAAAGGAGATTCTGGACAACATCCAGGCCGACAAGTCAGATCTTCAGGACAAGCTGTCCGCCATGAAAACCACCGGCAGCGTGCTGCAGCTGGGCGGACTCTATATCGGTTCGGACCGGCTCGAAGAAATGCGCAAGGAATTCCTGCGGATTCTGAACGACTACCATCAGAAATCCCCCCTCAAGGCCGGCATGCCGCGGGAGGAACTCAAGTCCCGGATTAAATTCGTTGCTAAGGGCAAGCCCTACGATCTGATCCTGGAGCGCCTGGTTGAAGAGGGGACCATCCGGGTATTCGGCAGTCTGGCCAAGGCTCCGAACTTTGAGGTGGTATATACGAAGGAACAGAAAAAACTGCGGGATGAGCTGGAAACGGCACTGCTCGACGGTGCCTATACCCCGCCGTCCCTGAAGGAGCTGTGCCCGGACAAGAAATGTCTGGCCGTCATCGACTCCATGGAGGATTGCCTGGTGCGCCTGGATCAGGACATCGTCATTCACCGCCGGCACTACGAGGCAGCTCTCGCCCTGCTGCAGGAACACGCCAAGGCCCATGGCTCCATCGCCCTGGCTGACTTCCGCGACCTGCTGGGCACTTCCCGCAAATATGCCGTGGCTCTGCTGGATTATTTTGATAAGATCGGTCTGACCCAGCGCCAGGGCGAAGTCCGAATTCTCACCGGAAAGGAAGTCTGA
- a CDS encoding aminoacyl-histidine dipeptidase, which yields MHQTIERGNLMDFNNTKCPAVFRFFEEMNQIPRGSGNEQAISDWLVQFAKERGLEVIQDKALNVIIKKPGTAGYENARPVILQGHMDMVCEKEADKEHDFLKDPITLIVEGDKIHADRTTLGADNGIAVSYGLALLDSNDMAHPPIELLVTTSEETGMDGAFALDPSHLAGRRLINIDAEEEGKLLVSCAGGIGATISLPVERETPAAEAVAMELKIDGLLGGHSGMEINKQRGSANKLMGRILFDLEKNGELRLAALNGGSKHNAIPRSASAILMLLPAEVEAVKERIQTWTAVLANELQGVDEGLKITLETAAEGVSGVFTKSTTHRAIAILRLIPAGVINMSMAIAGLVQTSNNLGVVITEADRITFESAVRSSVRSHKMAVAEELEIIAELTGASIEYASVYPEWQYDPSSELRDAFVAVYRDMYQAEPEITAIHAGLECGLLSEKYDGNIDLISFGPNLYDVHTPQECMSISSVERTWEYLRNVLAKLNN from the coding sequence ATGCATCAAACAATCGAAAGGGGTAATCTTATGGATTTCAACAACACCAAATGTCCCGCTGTGTTTCGTTTTTTTGAGGAAATGAACCAGATCCCCCGTGGATCAGGCAATGAGCAGGCCATCAGCGACTGGCTCGTCCAATTTGCCAAGGAGCGGGGACTGGAAGTCATCCAGGATAAAGCACTGAACGTCATCATCAAAAAGCCCGGCACGGCCGGCTATGAGAATGCCAGACCGGTCATCCTGCAGGGACACATGGACATGGTCTGTGAAAAAGAAGCAGACAAGGAGCACGATTTCCTGAAGGATCCCATTACTCTCATCGTGGAGGGAGACAAGATTCATGCAGATCGCACGACCCTTGGCGCGGACAATGGAATCGCCGTCAGCTACGGCCTGGCGCTGCTGGATTCCAATGATATGGCGCATCCTCCCATCGAGCTTCTGGTCACCACCTCCGAGGAAACCGGAATGGACGGAGCCTTTGCCCTGGATCCCTCACATCTGGCGGGCCGACGCCTGATCAACATTGATGCCGAGGAAGAAGGCAAGCTTCTTGTCAGCTGTGCCGGCGGAATCGGAGCTACGATCAGCCTGCCCGTTGAACGGGAAACTCCAGCAGCTGAGGCTGTCGCCATGGAGCTGAAGATCGACGGCCTGCTGGGCGGTCATTCCGGCATGGAAATTAACAAGCAGCGCGGCAGCGCCAATAAGCTCATGGGCCGGATTCTGTTCGACCTTGAGAAAAACGGCGAACTCCGCCTGGCGGCCCTGAACGGCGGATCCAAGCATAATGCGATCCCCCGCAGTGCCTCCGCGATCCTGATGCTTCTCCCCGCTGAAGTGGAAGCAGTTAAGGAACGGATCCAGACCTGGACGGCCGTTCTGGCCAATGAGCTTCAGGGGGTGGACGAAGGCCTGAAAATCACCCTGGAAACCGCGGCGGAAGGTGTCAGCGGTGTGTTCACCAAGAGCACCACACATCGCGCCATCGCGATCCTGCGGCTGATTCCAGCCGGCGTGATCAACATGAGCATGGCAATTGCCGGCCTGGTTCAGACCTCCAACAACCTGGGCGTGGTTATTACGGAAGCAGACCGGATTACCTTTGAAAGCGCAGTCCGCAGCTCCGTTCGCTCCCATAAGATGGCAGTGGCCGAAGAGCTGGAAATCATCGCAGAACTCACCGGAGCCAGCATTGAATACGCCTCGGTCTATCCGGAGTGGCAGTATGATCCGTCTTCAGAACTGCGCGATGCCTTTGTGGCAGTCTATCGTGACATGTACCAGGCTGAACCCGAAATCACTGCGATCCATGCCGGACTGGAGTGCGGTCTGCTCAGTGAGAAGTATGATGGAAACATCGACCTCATCTCCTTCGGACCCAATCTCTACGATGTTCACACCCCTCAGGAGTGCATGAGCATTTCATCCGTGGAACGCACCTGGGAATACCTCAGAAACGTTCTGGCAAAACTGAATAACTAA
- a CDS encoding aminotransferase class V-fold PLP-dependent enzyme, translating into MIYLDNAATTAHKPEEVARAVYEAIASGHLGNPARGAHDYALAAFRVIYRCREAAAELLGVDDPLRIALTANATDGLNRVLKGLLGSGDHVISTVTEHNSVLRPLYQLEAQGMELDLVGIDARAHLVYDDFERYLRKNTKAVVATAASNVTGNPTDLPRLARFCRTHGLLFIVDASQAAGVFDLNMKQLGIDVLVATGHKSLYGPQGTGLVAVGRDLAFRPVFSGGSGAHSFDREHPVTLPDVLESGTLNTPGAAGLTAGIEYLRTTGLADIRARLNRLTGAFLEGVRDIPNLRLYGDPDMPGRAPVIGLNLGDLPSSEVAALLNEDYGIAVRPGAHCAPRLHEALGTREQGIVRFSFSPFNTIEEIHEAVAALKDLSTMTGGTT; encoded by the coding sequence ATGATCTATCTGGATAACGCAGCGACGACGGCGCATAAGCCGGAAGAAGTGGCCCGGGCGGTTTATGAAGCCATTGCCAGCGGCCATCTGGGCAATCCGGCCCGCGGTGCCCATGATTATGCTCTGGCGGCGTTCCGGGTCATTTACCGCTGCCGGGAAGCCGCCGCTGAACTGCTGGGGGTGGATGACCCGCTGCGAATCGCGCTGACCGCGAACGCCACGGACGGTCTGAACCGCGTTCTGAAGGGACTGCTGGGCAGCGGCGACCACGTCATATCAACGGTGACGGAACATAATTCGGTGCTGCGTCCCCTCTATCAGCTGGAAGCCCAGGGGATGGAGCTGGATCTGGTTGGCATTGACGCGCGGGCACACCTTGTCTATGACGATTTCGAGCGGTATCTGCGCAAGAACACCAAGGCAGTCGTGGCCACGGCGGCCTCCAATGTCACCGGGAACCCGACGGATCTTCCCCGGCTGGCCCGATTCTGCCGGACTCACGGCCTGCTCTTCATCGTGGATGCCTCGCAGGCAGCCGGGGTTTTTGATCTGAACATGAAACAGCTGGGGATCGACGTCCTGGTCGCCACCGGTCATAAATCACTGTACGGACCGCAGGGTACCGGCCTGGTGGCGGTGGGCCGGGACCTGGCTTTCCGGCCGGTATTTTCCGGCGGATCGGGGGCTCATTCCTTTGACCGGGAACACCCGGTCACTCTGCCGGATGTCCTGGAGTCCGGCACACTCAATACCCCGGGGGCGGCCGGTCTGACCGCCGGCATCGAATATCTGCGGACAACGGGTCTGGCAGACATTCGGGCCAGGCTGAACCGCCTGACCGGAGCATTCCTGGAGGGGGTTCGGGACATTCCGAATCTGCGCCTCTACGGCGATCCGGACATGCCCGGACGGGCGCCGGTCATCGGGCTGAATCTGGGCGATCTGCCCTCATCGGAAGTGGCGGCGCTGCTCAATGAAGACTACGGCATTGCCGTGCGCCCCGGCGCCCACTGCGCCCCCCGCCTTCATGAAGCCCTGGGAACCAGGGAACAGGGGATCGTGCGCTTTTCCTTTTCCCCATTCAATACCATCGAAGAAATCCATGAGGCCGTAGCGGCCCTCAAAGACTTGTCAACCATGACGGGAGGAACTACATAA
- the yedF gene encoding sulfurtransferase-like selenium metabolism protein YedF produces MKEINAMGKVCPLPVIETKKALKSEEGKDGVSVLVDNLIATQNLSKMADQMKLSHSVEQISASEYRVQIGGVGEEPVKTVSQTAPGNGYVVAVGSDEMGIGDSVLGKKLIGSFLYALAEQDEMPRMILFYNAGVRLTVEGSASLEDLRALQSAGVEILSCGLCLDFYGLKETLAVGSVTNMYRIVEIMRTHHTVTP; encoded by the coding sequence ATGAAAGAAATTAATGCAATGGGCAAGGTTTGTCCCCTGCCGGTGATTGAAACGAAGAAAGCGCTGAAAAGCGAAGAAGGAAAAGACGGTGTCAGCGTCCTGGTGGACAATCTGATCGCGACCCAGAATCTGTCGAAAATGGCCGACCAGATGAAACTGAGCCACTCGGTGGAGCAGATCTCGGCATCCGAATACCGCGTCCAGATCGGGGGAGTCGGGGAGGAACCGGTCAAAACCGTATCTCAGACTGCCCCCGGAAACGGGTATGTGGTAGCGGTGGGATCCGATGAGATGGGCATTGGGGACTCCGTGCTCGGGAAGAAACTGATCGGCAGTTTCCTTTATGCCCTGGCGGAGCAGGATGAAATGCCCCGCATGATTCTGTTCTATAACGCCGGCGTTCGCCTGACGGTAGAGGGCTCCGCCAGTCTGGAAGACCTCCGGGCGCTGCAGAGTGCCGGCGTGGAGATTCTCAGCTGCGGTCTTTGCCTTGATTTTTACGGGCTGAAAGAAACTCTGGCGGTGGGCAGTGTGACCAACATGTACCGCATTGTTGAGATCATGCGCACCCACCATACGGTAACCCCCTGA
- a CDS encoding TetR family transcriptional regulator C-terminal domain-containing protein has translation MTAKQSIHRAFRALLKQLPLSRITITQICDEANVNRQTFYYHYQDILHLVKAILFEEISDEIAKGRAYDTWKHGFLTATTFFRDHHAEFMNIYYSNYWEEINRHFSQLSHQLLTGVIEECLKTNAYRVSEQDKDFIIRFYRLAFNGVMSEWVTEGMSNSPEELLAQLEKVVDGTMCTALSRFSKR, from the coding sequence ATGACAGCCAAACAATCGATCCATCGTGCTTTTCGTGCACTTCTCAAACAACTGCCACTCAGTCGGATCACTATCACCCAGATCTGTGATGAAGCGAATGTCAATCGTCAGACTTTTTATTATCACTATCAGGACATTCTTCACTTGGTCAAGGCGATCCTGTTCGAGGAAATCAGTGATGAAATTGCCAAGGGTCGAGCCTATGACACATGGAAACATGGCTTTTTGACGGCAACTACTTTTTTTCGCGATCATCACGCTGAATTCATGAATATTTATTATTCGAATTACTGGGAGGAAATCAACCGCCATTTTAGTCAACTATCTCATCAGTTGTTAACCGGCGTGATCGAAGAGTGCCTGAAAACAAATGCCTATCGGGTGAGTGAACAAGACAAAGACTTTATCATTCGTTTTTATCGACTGGCCTTTAACGGGGTGATGTCGGAGTGGGTGACCGAAGGTATGTCCAACTCACCGGAGGAATTATTAGCTCAACTCGAAAAAGTGGTTGACGGGACAATGTGTACGGCGTTGAGTCGCTTTAGCAAACGTTAG
- a CDS encoding DUF3343 domain-containing protein has translation MAQVYLIAAFASTHDAMKAETLMTRHEIPARLIPVPPEVSAGCGLALRALIEDQAKVAAVLAEAGVTVDFYQLLRDGSKRTVERLEP, from the coding sequence ATGGCTCAGGTTTATCTGATTGCGGCCTTTGCCTCGACCCATGACGCGATGAAGGCGGAAACCCTGATGACCCGGCACGAAATCCCGGCCCGCCTGATTCCTGTGCCGCCGGAGGTCTCAGCCGGCTGCGGCCTGGCGCTGCGCGCCCTGATCGAAGACCAGGCAAAGGTGGCGGCTGTTCTGGCAGAAGCCGGGGTAACCGTGGATTTTTATCAGTTACTGCGTGACGGCAGCAAGCGAACCGTCGAAAGGTTGGAACCATAA
- the selA gene encoding L-seryl-tRNA(Sec) selenium transferase, translating into MAKVNIMRLLPSVDELFKHEKLAALNESIPAVRIKNSVRDALTALREEYLARKDDPDFIPYDEDEIVEKVLSRILADHETSLKKVINGTGIVIHTNLGRSLLPEVVRDALLDAAFSYNNLEYDLKSGQRGSRYTHLESTIKELTGAEDVLVVNNNAAAVMLALNTMVQGREAIISRGELVEIGGSFRVPEVLKMSGGFLREVGTTNKTHLYDYEEAICEETGILLKVHTSNYHIIGFTETVDGRDLAELGRKHDIPVVEDLGSGLFVDLSKYGLEYEPTVRDTLAKGVDVVTFSGDKLLGGPQAGIIVGRKKYIQAMKKNQLTRALRVDKMTISALEATLRLYLDEDRAMAAIPTMRMLTLTLEELAHRAEVLYRNLLRKVKTCHLDVVDCQSQVGGGSLPQERLPSRAVTIVPMNMSLNDFERRMRLGKYHVIGKIHKERYELDVRTFLEGDMEKIVDAVKLALKDNGRASAE; encoded by the coding sequence ATGGCAAAAGTAAATATCATGAGACTGCTTCCGTCCGTTGATGAACTGTTCAAACACGAGAAACTGGCGGCACTTAATGAATCGATCCCGGCGGTGCGAATCAAGAATTCCGTTCGGGATGCCCTCACTGCACTGCGCGAGGAGTACCTCGCACGCAAGGATGATCCGGACTTCATTCCCTATGATGAAGACGAGATTGTCGAAAAGGTGTTGTCTCGCATCCTCGCCGACCATGAAACCTCGCTGAAGAAAGTCATCAACGGAACCGGAATCGTCATTCACACCAACCTTGGGCGCTCCCTGCTGCCCGAAGTCGTCCGGGATGCGCTGCTGGACGCCGCTTTCTCCTACAACAATCTGGAGTATGACCTCAAGAGCGGACAGCGCGGCTCGCGCTATACCCATCTCGAGTCCACCATCAAGGAACTGACCGGCGCGGAGGATGTCCTGGTGGTCAATAACAATGCCGCTGCCGTCATGCTGGCTCTCAACACCATGGTTCAGGGACGGGAAGCGATTATCTCCCGCGGGGAGCTGGTGGAAATCGGAGGCTCCTTCCGTGTTCCGGAAGTTCTGAAAATGTCGGGCGGTTTCCTGCGGGAAGTCGGTACCACCAACAAAACCCACCTGTATGACTATGAGGAAGCCATCTGCGAAGAAACGGGCATCCTGCTGAAAGTCCACACATCGAACTACCACATCATCGGTTTTACCGAAACCGTTGACGGCCGCGACCTGGCGGAGCTGGGGCGCAAGCACGACATTCCGGTGGTGGAGGATCTGGGCTCCGGTCTGTTTGTGGATCTGTCAAAGTATGGCCTGGAGTATGAACCGACGGTGCGCGATACCCTGGCCAAAGGTGTCGATGTGGTGACCTTCTCCGGGGACAAGCTGCTGGGCGGGCCTCAGGCTGGCATCATTGTGGGCAGGAAGAAGTACATTCAGGCCATGAAGAAAAATCAGCTGACCCGGGCCCTGCGGGTGGATAAGATGACTATTTCGGCTCTGGAGGCAACGCTTCGGCTGTACCTGGATGAAGACCGCGCCATGGCTGCCATTCCCACCATGCGGATGCTGACCCTGACGCTGGAGGAACTGGCTCACCGGGCCGAAGTACTCTACCGGAACCTGCTGCGCAAGGTGAAAACCTGTCACCTGGATGTTGTGGACTGTCAGTCCCAGGTCGGCGGCGGCTCGCTGCCGCAGGAGCGGCTGCCCTCGCGGGCCGTCACCATCGTGCCCATGAACATGAGTCTCAATGACTTTGAACGTCGGATGCGGCTGGGAAAGTACCATGTCATCGGCAAGATTCACAAGGAGCGGTATGAGCTGGATGTCCGCACCTTCCTGGAAGGCGACATGGAGAAAATCGTGGATGCCGTCAAGCTGGCTCTGAAGGACAATGGCAGAGCATCTGCCGAATAA